A window from Citrobacter amalonaticus encodes these proteins:
- the ghxP gene encoding guanine/hypoxanthine transporter GhxP: protein MSTPSARTGGSLDAWFKISQRGSTVRQEVVAGLTTFLAMVYSVIVVPGMLGKAGFPPAAVFVATCLVAGLGSIVMGLWANLPLAIGCAISLTAFTAFSLVLGQQISVPVALGAVFLMGVLFTIISATGIRSWILRNLPQGIAHGTGIGIGLFLLLIAANGVGLVIKNPLDGLPVALGHFATFPVIMSLVGLAVIIGLEKLKVPGGILLTIIGISVVGLIFDPAVKFSGIFAMPSLSDETGKSLIGSLDIMGALNPVVLPSVLALVMTAVFDATGTIRAVAGQANLLDKDGQIIDGGKALTTDSLSSVFSGLVGAAPAAVYIESAAGTAAGGKTGLTAITVGVLFLLILFLSPLSYLVPVYATAPALMYVGLLMLSNVAKIDFADFVDAMAGLVTAVFIVLTCNIVTGIMIGFATLVIGRVVSGEWRKLNIGTVVIAVALVAFYAGGWAI, encoded by the coding sequence ATGTCTACGCCTTCAGCGCGTACCGGCGGTTCGCTCGACGCCTGGTTTAAAATTTCACAACGTGGAAGCACTGTCCGTCAGGAAGTGGTGGCAGGTTTAACAACGTTTCTGGCGATGGTGTACTCCGTTATCGTCGTGCCTGGCATGCTGGGTAAAGCCGGATTCCCGCCCGCGGCGGTGTTCGTCGCGACCTGTCTGGTGGCCGGTCTGGGCTCTATCGTCATGGGGTTGTGGGCCAACCTGCCGCTGGCGATTGGTTGCGCCATCTCGCTGACCGCCTTCACCGCGTTCAGTCTGGTTCTGGGCCAGCAGATTAGCGTTCCGGTCGCACTGGGTGCGGTATTCCTGATGGGTGTACTGTTTACCATTATCTCCGCCACCGGGATCCGTAGCTGGATCCTGCGTAATTTGCCGCAGGGCATCGCGCACGGTACCGGCATCGGTATCGGTCTGTTTTTACTGCTGATTGCGGCGAACGGCGTGGGTCTGGTTATCAAGAACCCGCTGGATGGTCTGCCCGTAGCGCTTGGTCACTTCGCTACCTTCCCGGTGATTATGTCGCTGGTGGGTCTGGCGGTAATTATCGGTCTGGAGAAACTGAAAGTGCCGGGCGGTATTCTGCTGACTATTATCGGCATTTCTGTCGTTGGTCTGATTTTCGATCCGGCGGTGAAATTCTCCGGCATTTTTGCCATGCCGTCGCTGAGCGATGAAACCGGTAAATCACTGATTGGCAGCCTGGATATCATGGGCGCGCTGAACCCGGTTGTTCTGCCAAGCGTTCTGGCGCTGGTAATGACCGCTGTGTTTGATGCCACCGGCACCATCCGTGCCGTGGCGGGTCAGGCGAATCTGCTGGATAAAGACGGGCAGATTATTGACGGCGGTAAAGCACTGACCACAGACTCCCTGAGCAGCGTGTTCTCCGGTCTGGTGGGTGCGGCGCCGGCAGCAGTCTACATTGAGTCGGCAGCCGGTACGGCGGCGGGGGGGAAAACTGGCCTGACCGCCATTACCGTTGGCGTGCTGTTCCTGCTGATCCTGTTCCTTTCCCCGCTCTCTTACCTCGTTCCGGTGTATGCCACGGCGCCTGCGCTGATGTACGTCGGTCTGCTGATGCTGAGCAACGTGGCGAAAATCGATTTCGCTGACTTTGTCGATGCGATGGCGGGTCTGGTGACGGCAGTATTCATTGTACTGACTTGTAACATCGTGACCGGCATCATGATTGGTTTTGCCACGCTGGTGATTGGCCGTGTGGTGTCGGGTGAATGGCGCAAGCTGAACATCGGCACCGTAGTGATCGCCGTGGCGCTGGTGGCGTTCTATGCCGGTGGCTGGGCCATTTGA
- the soxS gene encoding superoxide response transcriptional regulator SoxS: protein MSHQQIIQTLIEWIDEHIDQPLNIDVVAKKSGYSKWYLQRMFRTVMRQTLGDYIRQRRLLLAAVELRNTERPIFDIAMDLGYVSQQTFSRVFRREFDRTPSDYRHRL, encoded by the coding sequence ATGTCCCATCAGCAAATTATTCAGACCCTTATTGAATGGATTGATGAACATATCGACCAACCGCTGAACATTGATGTGGTCGCGAAAAAATCAGGTTATTCAAAGTGGTATTTACAGAGGATGTTCCGCACAGTAATGCGCCAGACGTTGGGTGACTATATCCGTCAGCGCCGACTGCTGTTGGCCGCCGTTGAGCTGCGCAACACCGAGCGACCGATATTCGATATTGCGATGGATTTAGGTTATGTGTCGCAACAGACATTTTCCCGCGTGTTTCGCCGGGAATTTGATCGCACCCCCAGCGACTACCGCCACCGCCTGTAG
- the soxR gene encoding redox-sensitive transcriptional activator SoxR, which translates to MEKKLPRIKAMLTPGEVAKRSGVAVSALHFYESKGLISSIRNSGNQRRYRRDVLRYVAIIKIAQRIGIPLATISEALGVLPEGHTLSAKEWKQLSSQWREELDRRIHTLVALRDELDGCIGCGCLSRKDCPLRNPGDRLGEEGTGARLLEDEQN; encoded by the coding sequence ATGGAAAAGAAATTACCGCGTATAAAAGCGATGCTCACGCCGGGCGAAGTGGCAAAGCGTAGCGGCGTGGCGGTGTCCGCATTGCATTTCTATGAAAGCAAGGGGCTTATCAGCAGTATCCGCAATAGCGGCAATCAGCGCAGATACCGGCGTGACGTGTTGCGTTATGTCGCGATTATCAAGATTGCTCAGCGAATCGGTATCCCACTGGCGACTATCAGTGAAGCACTGGGCGTGTTGCCGGAAGGTCATACCCTCAGCGCTAAAGAGTGGAAGCAACTCTCCTCGCAATGGCGCGAAGAGCTGGACCGTCGCATTCATACGCTGGTGGCGCTGCGTGATGAGCTGGATGGTTGCATCGGCTGTGGCTGCTTGTCGCGCAAAGACTGTCCGTTACGTAACCCCGGAGATCGGCTGGGCGAAGAGGGTACGGGCGCGCGTCTGCTGGAAGATGAACAAAACTAA
- the mgtR gene encoding protein MgtR — protein MNRSPDTIVALIFFLMGLLVLLLAIWQILF, from the coding sequence ATGAACCGTTCTCCGGACACTATCGTCGCGCTGATATTTTTCCTGATGGGGCTGCTGGTGCTGCTGTTAGCAATCTGGCAAATCTTGTTCTGA
- the mgtU gene encoding magnesium transporter protection protein MgtU, with product MRRGSLDKVFIRVVIIAFIIILLTIWIR from the coding sequence ATGCGCAGAGGATCGCTGGATAAAGTCTTTATCCGGGTGGTGATTATCGCATTCATCATTATTTTGCTGACAATCTGGATTAGATAA
- a CDS encoding Na+/H+ antiporter, which yields MEIFFTILIMTLVVSLSGVFTRVLPFQLPLPLMQIAIGALLAWPTFGLHVEFDPELFLVLFIPPLLFADGWKTPTREFLEHGREIFGLALALVLVTVVGIGFLIYWLVPGIPLIPAFALAAVLSPTDAVALSGIVGEGRIPKKIMGILQGEALMNDASGLVSLKFAVAVAMGTMVFTVGGATVEFFKVAIGGILAGFVVSWLYGRSLRFLSRWGGDEPATQIVLLFLLPFASYLIAEHIGVSGILAAVAAGMTITRSGVMRRAPLAMRLRANSTWAMLEFVFNGMVFLLLGLQLPGILESSLVAAEADPNVEIWMLFTDIILIYVALMLVRFGWLWTMKNFSMRFLKKKPMEFGSWTTREILIASFAGVRGAITLAGVLSIPLLLPDGNVFPARYELVFLAAGVILFSLFVGVIMLPILLQHLEVADHSQQLKEERIARAATAEVAIVAIQKMEERLAADTEENIDNQLLTEVSSRVIGNLRRRADGRNDVESSLQEENLERRFRLAALRSERAELYHLRATREISNETLQKLLHDLDLLEALLIENQ from the coding sequence ATGGAAATCTTCTTCACAATACTCATCATGACCCTTGTGGTCTCGCTGTCCGGGGTATTTACGCGCGTATTGCCCTTCCAGCTCCCCTTACCCCTCATGCAGATTGCTATCGGCGCGCTGTTGGCGTGGCCCACGTTTGGTCTGCACGTAGAATTTGACCCCGAACTGTTTCTGGTTCTGTTTATCCCGCCGCTGCTGTTTGCGGATGGCTGGAAGACGCCAACGCGAGAATTTCTTGAACATGGGCGAGAGATTTTCGGTCTGGCGCTGGCGCTGGTGCTGGTCACCGTGGTCGGGATTGGTTTTCTGATTTACTGGCTGGTGCCGGGCATTCCGTTGATTCCGGCCTTTGCGCTGGCTGCCGTGCTGTCGCCAACCGATGCGGTTGCGCTTTCCGGTATTGTCGGTGAAGGGCGGATCCCTAAGAAAATCATGGGCATCCTGCAAGGTGAGGCGCTGATGAATGACGCCTCCGGTCTGGTATCTTTGAAATTTGCCGTTGCGGTGGCGATGGGCACGATGGTGTTTACCGTCGGCGGCGCGACGGTGGAGTTCTTTAAGGTGGCGATCGGCGGTATCCTCGCGGGCTTTGTGGTCAGTTGGCTGTACGGTCGCTCGCTGCGCTTTCTCAGCCGCTGGGGCGGCGATGAGCCAGCGACGCAAATCGTCCTGCTGTTCCTGCTGCCGTTCGCATCGTACCTGATCGCAGAACATATCGGCGTCTCCGGGATCCTCGCGGCGGTCGCCGCCGGGATGACCATCACCCGCTCCGGGGTGATGCGCCGTGCGCCGCTGGCGATGCGTCTGCGCGCCAACAGCACCTGGGCGATGCTTGAGTTTGTGTTTAACGGCATGGTCTTTTTGCTGTTGGGCCTGCAACTGCCGGGCATTCTCGAGTCGTCGCTGGTGGCAGCGGAGGCCGATCCGAACGTGGAAATCTGGATGCTATTTACCGATATCATTCTGATTTATGTGGCGCTGATGCTGGTGCGTTTCGGCTGGCTGTGGACGATGAAAAACTTCAGCATGCGTTTCCTGAAAAAGAAACCGATGGAGTTTGGCTCCTGGACGACACGGGAAATTTTGATCGCCTCCTTTGCGGGCGTTCGCGGGGCTATCACCCTCGCGGGTGTCCTGTCTATCCCGCTGCTGCTGCCAGATGGCAACGTCTTCCCGGCGCGCTACGAACTGGTCTTCCTGGCCGCTGGTGTGATTCTGTTCTCGCTGTTTGTCGGCGTGATTATGCTGCCGATTCTGCTGCAACATCTGGAAGTGGCCGATCATTCTCAGCAACTGAAAGAGGAGCGGATTGCCCGCGCGGCGACGGCGGAGGTGGCGATTGTCGCCATTCAGAAGATGGAAGAGCGTCTGGCGGCGGATACCGAAGAGAACATTGATAATCAGCTGCTGACCGAGGTGAGTTCCCGCGTCATCGGTAACCTGCGGCGTCGTGCCGACGGGCGTAACGATGTTGAGAGTTCGCTCCAGGAAGAGAATCTGGAACGCCGCTTCCGTCTCGCGGCGCTGCGTTCAGAGCGGGCGGAGCTGTATCACCTGCGCGCCACGCGTGAAATCAGCAATGAAACGCTGCAAAAACTGCTGCACGATCTCGACCTGCTGGAAGCGTTACTGATCGAAAATCAGTAA
- a CDS encoding MgtC family protein — protein MEEAMLMFPYIANLLAAMLLGALIGAERQWRQRMAGLRTNALVATGAAVFILSSISTSPDSPGRIAAQVVSGIGFLGAGVIMREGMNVRGLNTAATSWCSAAIGVLCGLGQFWQAAAATLIILCANILLREAAQRINQIPGATEEEKCYVLNIVCQSEYENAIRQLLLNISKEMTLSLQGLVSTAAKEQGHKEIRIELVGNTDCRKARDLIMSRVGGDENITSVRWCVEGS, from the coding sequence ATGGAGGAAGCTATGTTGATGTTTCCTTATATCGCAAATTTACTCGCTGCGATGCTATTGGGCGCGCTGATTGGCGCTGAAAGACAGTGGCGTCAGCGTATGGCCGGCCTGCGCACTAACGCGCTGGTCGCCACCGGCGCGGCGGTTTTTATTCTGAGCTCCATTTCAACCTCTCCGGACAGCCCTGGACGTATTGCCGCGCAGGTGGTTTCCGGAATTGGTTTTCTCGGTGCCGGCGTCATCATGCGTGAAGGCATGAACGTGCGCGGCCTGAATACCGCTGCAACCTCGTGGTGCTCTGCGGCGATTGGCGTGCTGTGTGGACTGGGCCAGTTCTGGCAAGCGGCGGCGGCAACGCTGATAATCCTCTGCGCCAATATTCTACTGCGCGAAGCGGCGCAGAGAATTAATCAGATCCCCGGCGCGACAGAAGAAGAGAAATGCTACGTTCTGAATATTGTCTGTCAAAGCGAATATGAAAACGCGATTCGTCAGCTATTGCTTAATATCAGTAAAGAGATGACGCTCAGCCTTCAGGGACTGGTGTCAACAGCAGCAAAAGAACAAGGGCATAAAGAAATTCGCATCGAACTGGTGGGTAATACTGACTGCCGCAAAGCGCGAGACCTTATTATGTCAAGAGTTGGCGGGGACGAAAACATTACGTCAGTCCGCTGGTGTGTCGAGGGGAGTTAA
- the mgtA gene encoding magnesium-translocating P-type ATPase, protein MTDMKIVNRKINRSASENDKQHKKSFAIETEAFNSPDHTLARLNSSRHGLTNEDALERLDEYGRNEVAHEQAPPALIQLLQAFNNPFIYVLMALAAVSFVTDYWLPLRNGEETDLTGIIIIVTMVSLSGLLRFWQEFRTNKAAQALKSMVRTTATVLRRGPGNLGSVQEEIAIEELVPGDIIFLAAGDLVPADVRLLESRDLFVSQSILSGESLPVEKYDVLASVSGKGCDRLPEPNKNKSLLEMGNICLMGTNVTSGRAQAVVVATGNRTWFGSLAKSIVGTRTQTAFDRGVNSVSWLLIRFMLVMVPIVLLINGFSKGDWVEASLFALAVAVGLTPEMLPMIVSSNLAKGAIAMSRRKVIVKRLNAIQNFGAMDVLCTDKTGTLTQDNIILEHHLDVSGHESDRVLTLAWLNSSSQSGARNLMDRAVLRFGEGRIASATKEHFVKLDELPFDFVRRRVSVSVEDVRHGDKSLICKGAVEEMLMVATHLREGDNVVALDETRRDLLLAKTKDYNAQGFRVLLVATRKLDDSALTTPLCTADEQGLTVEGMLTFLDPPKESAGKAIAALRDNGVAVKVLTGDNPVVTARICLEVGIDAHGILTGAQIEAMTDNELEREVEKRAVFAKLTPLQKSRILKMLQKNGHTVGFLGDGINDAPALRDADVGISVDSAADIAKEASDIILLEKDLMVLEEGVIKGRETFGNIIKYLNMTASSNFGNVFSVLVASAFIPFLPMLAIHLLIQNLMYDLSQLSLPWDKMDNEFLRKPRKWDAKNIGRFMLWIGPTSSIFDITTFALMWYVFAANNVEAQALFQSGWFIEGLLSQTLVVHMLRTQKIPFIQSRATLPVLLTTAVIMAIGIYVPFSPVGAMVGLEPLPLSYFPWLVATLLSYCLVAQGMKRFYIKRFGQWF, encoded by the coding sequence ATGACTGACATGAAAATAGTAAACCGGAAAATAAACCGGTCTGCGTCAGAAAATGATAAGCAGCATAAAAAAAGCTTCGCCATTGAAACCGAGGCATTTAACAGCCCGGATCATACGCTGGCGCGGTTAAACAGCAGTCGCCACGGGCTCACCAACGAAGATGCCCTTGAACGACTGGATGAATATGGCCGCAATGAAGTGGCGCATGAGCAGGCGCCGCCAGCATTAATCCAGCTTTTGCAGGCATTCAATAACCCGTTTATCTATGTCCTGATGGCGCTGGCCGCCGTCAGCTTCGTGACCGATTACTGGCTACCGCTGCGTAACGGCGAAGAGACCGACCTGACCGGGATCATCATTATCGTCACGATGGTTAGCCTGAGCGGGTTATTGCGTTTCTGGCAGGAGTTTCGTACCAACAAAGCGGCGCAGGCGCTGAAATCCATGGTCCGCACCACGGCTACCGTGCTGCGTCGCGGTCCCGGGAATCTGGGGTCGGTGCAGGAGGAGATTGCCATTGAGGAGCTGGTGCCCGGTGACATCATCTTCCTGGCAGCAGGGGATCTGGTTCCGGCGGACGTCCGTTTGCTGGAGTCCCGGGACCTGTTTGTTAGTCAGTCGATACTCAGCGGCGAGTCGCTGCCGGTTGAGAAGTATGATGTTCTGGCCAGCGTTTCCGGCAAAGGGTGTGACAGGCTTCCTGAGCCGAACAAAAATAAAAGCCTGCTGGAGATGGGCAACATCTGTCTGATGGGCACTAACGTGACCAGCGGCAGGGCGCAGGCGGTGGTGGTGGCCACCGGAAACCGTACCTGGTTTGGCTCGCTGGCGAAATCCATCGTTGGCACGCGTACCCAGACGGCGTTCGATCGCGGGGTAAACAGCGTCAGCTGGCTGTTGATTCGATTTATGCTGGTGATGGTACCGATTGTGCTGCTGATTAACGGCTTCAGCAAAGGTGACTGGGTTGAGGCCTCGCTGTTTGCCCTGGCGGTAGCGGTTGGCCTGACGCCGGAAATGCTGCCGATGATCGTCAGCTCTAACCTGGCGAAAGGCGCTATCGCCATGTCGCGGCGCAAAGTGATCGTCAAGCGGCTGAATGCCATTCAGAACTTTGGCGCGATGGACGTGCTGTGTACCGATAAAACCGGCACGCTGACTCAGGACAATATCATTCTTGAGCATCACCTTGATGTCAGCGGTCATGAGAGCGACCGGGTGCTGACGCTGGCCTGGCTGAATAGCAGTAGCCAGAGCGGGGCGCGCAACCTGATGGACCGGGCGGTGCTGCGCTTTGGCGAGGGCAGGATTGCGTCAGCGACCAAAGAGCATTTTGTCAAACTGGATGAACTGCCGTTTGATTTTGTACGCCGTCGGGTATCGGTTTCGGTGGAAGATGTTCGCCACGGTGACAAAAGTCTGATCTGCAAAGGCGCTGTCGAAGAGATGCTGATGGTCGCCACGCATCTTCGTGAAGGCGATAACGTTGTGGCGCTGGATGAAACCCGACGCGATCTGCTGTTAGCCAAAACGAAGGATTATAACGCCCAGGGCTTCCGCGTGCTGCTGGTCGCAACTCGCAAGCTGGATGACTCCGCTCTGACCACGCCGCTGTGCACCGCCGATGAGCAGGGACTGACGGTTGAAGGGATGTTGACTTTCCTCGATCCGCCGAAAGAGAGCGCGGGAAAAGCCATTGCCGCGCTGCGCGACAACGGCGTGGCGGTGAAAGTCCTGACCGGCGATAATCCGGTGGTTACGGCGCGTATTTGCCTGGAAGTGGGCATTGATGCCCACGGCATCCTGACCGGGGCCCAGATTGAAGCGATGACGGATAATGAACTGGAGCGCGAAGTAGAAAAGCGCGCGGTATTCGCCAAACTGACGCCGCTGCAGAAGTCGCGCATCCTGAAAATGCTGCAGAAAAACGGGCACACCGTCGGTTTTCTCGGCGACGGCATCAATGATGCGCCGGCCCTGCGCGATGCGGATGTAGGCATTTCGGTCGACAGCGCGGCAGATATCGCCAAAGAGGCATCGGATATCATCCTGCTGGAAAAGGATCTGATGGTGCTGGAAGAAGGGGTGATCAAAGGCCGTGAGACCTTCGGCAACATCATTAAATATCTGAATATGACCGCCAGTTCTAACTTCGGCAACGTCTTTTCGGTACTGGTGGCCAGCGCGTTTATTCCGTTCCTGCCGATGCTGGCGATTCATCTGCTGATACAGAACCTGATGTACGATCTCTCTCAGCTCTCGCTGCCGTGGGACAAAATGGACAACGAATTTTTGCGCAAACCGCGCAAGTGGGATGCGAAGAACATCGGCCGTTTTATGCTGTGGATTGGACCGACGTCGTCTATTTTTGATATCACCACCTTCGCGCTGATGTGGTACGTGTTTGCGGCGAATAACGTCGAAGCCCAGGCGCTGTTCCAGTCCGGGTGGTTTATTGAAGGGCTGCTGTCGCAAACGCTGGTCGTGCATATGCTGAGAACGCAGAAAATTCCGTTTATTCAGAGTCGGGCGACGTTGCCGGTGCTACTCACTACCGCGGTGATTATGGCGATCGGGATCTACGTTCCGTTCTCGCCAGTGGGAGCGATGGTCGGGCTGGAGCCGCTGCCGCTAAGCTACTTCCCGTGGCTGGTCGCGACGCTGCTCAGCTATTGCCTGGTGGCGCAGGGCATGAAGCGTTTCTATATCAAACGTTTCGGTCAGTGGTTCTGA
- a CDS encoding glutathione S-transferase family protein: MLTVHHLNQSRSQRILWALEELSLPYQIVRYQREKNMLAPPALKKIHPLGKSPVVEDNGAILAESGAILDYLQDTYDSEGKFKPADAQSVLQYRFWLHYAEGSLMPLLLMKLVFTSLGKPPVPFGLRTLGGALGQGVQKAYLNPQLETHARFIDAHLAERLWFAGDHLSMADIQMSFPLFALLARGGIADLPHISAWKKRVEMRPAWQRAIQQGGPFAIPGG; this comes from the coding sequence ATGCTGACGGTGCATCATTTAAACCAGTCCCGCTCACAGCGCATTCTCTGGGCGCTGGAGGAGCTATCGCTGCCTTACCAGATTGTGCGTTACCAGCGTGAAAAGAACATGCTCGCTCCGCCGGCGCTGAAGAAAATTCATCCGCTGGGGAAATCCCCCGTAGTGGAAGATAACGGCGCGATCCTCGCGGAGTCGGGGGCGATTCTCGACTATTTGCAGGACACCTATGACAGCGAAGGGAAGTTTAAACCGGCTGATGCACAATCCGTTCTCCAGTATCGCTTCTGGTTGCATTACGCCGAGGGTTCGCTGATGCCGTTGCTGTTAATGAAGCTGGTCTTCACCAGTCTGGGGAAACCGCCCGTGCCGTTTGGTTTGCGCACGCTGGGCGGCGCGCTGGGGCAGGGCGTACAAAAAGCGTATCTCAATCCGCAACTGGAAACCCACGCGCGCTTTATTGACGCGCACCTCGCTGAGCGTCTGTGGTTTGCCGGAGACCATCTCAGCATGGCGGATATCCAGATGAGTTTTCCTCTTTTTGCGCTACTGGCGCGCGGTGGTATTGCCGATCTTCCCCATATCAGCGCGTGGAAAAAACGCGTGGAAATGCGTCCTGCCTGGCAACGTGCCATTCAGCAGGGAGGACCTTTTGCCATTCCCGGTGGTTGA
- a CDS encoding EAL domain-containing protein codes for MNHRVRRKVLRFLGIIMVVLLPVMLALWFAHLQATSQTSKQLSIFAHLALDKTELVVLQADLARDAAEQYQGQACTPAHQQRMLNIIRGRLYINELIYAQGDRFLCSTVMAPSAPYIMPTANYKRKPNIAIYYFRDTPFFTGYKMTYMQRGNYVAVINPLSYSEVMSEDPELAWGVYDTVTNTFFSLSEQAWAAQLLPLVQRNQSVFRQDDRFYTVVQSDKRPIAVIVSTSMQRFYQNLYQQLLIALPLAVISSILLLMFWSRARRQYYSPRRMLQRALKQRQLCLHYQPIIDIKNEKCVGAEALLRWPGCKDQVMSPAEFIPLAEKEGMIAQITDYVVEEVFSDMGTFLAANPQLYISINLSASDFHSSRLIAMIADKAREHGVLAQQIKVEVTERGFIDVPKTTPVIQAFRQAGYEVAIDDFGTGYSNLHNLYSLNVDILKIDKSFIDTLTTNSTSHLIAEHIIEMAQSLRLKTIAEGVETADQVSWLLKRGVQYCQGWHFAKALPPQDFIHWLQQPPALLMQRGQ; via the coding sequence ATGAATCATCGGGTGCGACGCAAGGTGCTGAGGTTCCTCGGGATAATCATGGTGGTTTTGCTCCCCGTGATGCTGGCGCTATGGTTTGCCCACCTGCAAGCAACGTCCCAAACCAGTAAGCAACTGAGCATTTTTGCTCATCTGGCTTTAGATAAAACAGAACTGGTCGTTTTACAGGCAGACTTAGCCCGCGATGCCGCTGAACAGTATCAGGGACAAGCGTGTACGCCGGCGCATCAACAACGAATGTTGAATATTATCCGAGGGCGCCTGTATATCAACGAGTTAATTTATGCGCAAGGCGATCGTTTTTTATGCTCAACGGTAATGGCACCGTCAGCGCCCTATATTATGCCAACGGCAAACTATAAACGAAAACCCAATATCGCTATTTATTACTTTCGCGATACGCCTTTTTTCACCGGTTATAAAATGACGTATATGCAACGTGGAAACTATGTTGCCGTGATCAATCCATTGTCATATAGCGAAGTGATGTCCGAAGACCCCGAGCTGGCCTGGGGGGTCTATGACACGGTAACCAACACCTTTTTCTCCCTTAGCGAACAGGCCTGGGCGGCTCAACTATTGCCACTGGTCCAGCGTAATCAGTCTGTCTTCCGGCAGGACGACCGTTTTTATACCGTCGTCCAATCGGATAAACGCCCCATAGCGGTCATTGTGTCGACTTCGATGCAGCGGTTTTATCAGAATCTGTATCAGCAATTGCTGATCGCGCTTCCGTTGGCGGTCATCAGCAGTATTTTGCTATTAATGTTCTGGTCTCGGGCGCGTCGGCAATACTACTCGCCGCGGCGCATGCTCCAGCGCGCGCTTAAACAGCGTCAGCTTTGCCTGCACTATCAGCCGATCATTGATATCAAAAACGAGAAATGCGTGGGGGCGGAAGCGCTGCTGCGCTGGCCGGGTTGTAAAGATCAGGTGATGAGTCCGGCGGAGTTTATCCCGCTGGCGGAAAAAGAGGGGATGATCGCGCAGATTACCGACTACGTGGTGGAAGAAGTGTTCAGTGATATGGGGACGTTTCTGGCTGCAAATCCACAGTTGTATATCTCTATCAACCTTTCCGCATCGGATTTCCACTCTTCACGATTGATTGCCATGATCGCGGATAAAGCGCGCGAACATGGCGTGCTTGCGCAACAAATAAAAGTCGAAGTGACCGAGCGAGGATTTATCGATGTGCCGAAAACCACGCCGGTGATCCAGGCATTTCGTCAGGCAGGCTATGAAGTGGCGATTGATGATTTCGGCACCGGCTACTCTAACCTGCACAACCTCTATTCCCTGAACGTTGATATTCTTAAGATCGACAAGTCCTTTATCGATACGCTGACCACCAACAGTACCAGCCATCTGATTGCGGAACATATCATTGAGATGGCGCAAAGCCTGCGTCTGAAAACCATCGCAGAAGGCGTGGAGACGGCGGATCAGGTGAGCTGGCTGCTTAAACGCGGGGTGCAGTACTGTCAGGGGTGGCACTTTGCGAAGGCGCTGCCGCCGCAGGACTTCATTCACTGGCTGCAACAACCGCCCGCACTCCTGATGCAGCGCGGGCAGTAA
- a CDS encoding LysR family transcriptional regulator gives MDIRTLRYFVEVVRQQSFTRAAEKLFVTQPTISKMLKNLEDELNCTLLIRDGRKLLLTDTGRVVFERGLAILAEFRQLEAELGDINHLNKGLLRLGIPPMVGMLMAGPIGLFRQRYPGVELKVSEFGGLTVQQAVMNGELDVAMTALPVEEESGLATLPVFSHPLCVLVPRSGQWTTCQSVSPEALAEHPLLIYNEDFALSRQLMQLFSEHDVKPRIAVRSGQWDFLAAMVQAGVGIAILPEPICERLDKNTLRWIPLESELRWQLGMIWREGVYLSHSAKAWLSCCEGFWAEQVPSVAR, from the coding sequence ACCGACCATCAGCAAAATGTTGAAAAATCTGGAAGATGAACTGAACTGTACGCTTCTGATCCGCGACGGCCGCAAGCTATTGCTCACCGATACCGGTCGCGTGGTGTTTGAACGCGGGCTGGCGATTCTGGCCGAGTTTCGTCAACTGGAAGCCGAACTGGGCGACATCAACCATCTCAACAAAGGGCTGCTGCGCCTTGGCATTCCGCCGATGGTCGGCATGCTGATGGCCGGACCGATCGGCCTGTTTCGCCAGCGTTACCCCGGCGTAGAGCTCAAGGTTTCCGAGTTTGGCGGGTTAACGGTGCAGCAGGCGGTGATGAATGGTGAACTGGACGTTGCGATGACCGCGCTACCCGTGGAAGAAGAAAGTGGTCTGGCGACGTTACCCGTATTCAGCCACCCCCTGTGCGTACTGGTGCCACGTTCCGGTCAGTGGACCACCTGCCAGTCCGTATCGCCAGAAGCGCTGGCCGAGCATCCGCTGTTAATCTACAACGAAGATTTCGCCCTGAGCCGCCAGTTAATGCAGTTGTTCAGTGAGCATGACGTCAAGCCGCGTATCGCGGTACGCAGCGGACAGTGGGACTTTCTTGCGGCGATGGTGCAGGCGGGCGTGGGGATTGCCATTCTGCCGGAGCCCATCTGCGAACGGCTGGACAAAAATACGCTGCGCTGGATCCCGCTGGAAAGCGAGTTGCGCTGGCAGTTGGGGATGATTTGGCGCGAAGGGGTGTATCTCTCACACAGCGCCAAAGCGTGGTTATCGTGCTGCGAAGGTTTTTGGGCGGAGCAAGTGCCCTCAGTTGCCCGTTAA